A window of Variovorax sp. HW608 genomic DNA:
GCATCAGCTCGCCGAAATCGACCACGCCTTCGCGCTGGCACTGCTCTTCGTAGAGCTGGTAGAGCTCGACCTTCTTGCGGTCGTCGTCGCTGCGCACCTCGATGTCGCGCGGGCGCAGGCCGTCTTCCTTGGCGCCGGCGATGAACCATTGGGTCTGCTTGGCCGGGAAGCGCTCGTCATCGACGTTGAACTGCTTCATCAGCCGCTTGATGGCCGAGAGCTGGTCCTGGGTGTCGAGGATCTGGAAGGTCGAAGGCAGGCCGGCCAGCTTCCAGTGCGCGCGCAGGAAGCGGTTGCACAGGCCGTGGAAGGTGCCGATCCACATGCCGCGCACGTTGACCGGCAGCATTGCGCCAAGGCGCGTCATCATTTCCTTGGCCGCCTTGTTGGTGAAGGTGACGGCGAGGATGCCGCCCGGCGAGACCTGGCCGGTCTGCAGCAGCCAGGCGATGCGGGTGGTGAGCACGCGGGTCTTGCCCGATCCGGCACCCGCGAGGATCAGCGCGTTTCCGGCCGGCAGCGTGACAGCCGCGCGCTGCTCCGGATTGAGATTTTCAAGCAGCGGCGAATCTGCAGGAGCCGCGAGGTCGGTGAACATCCATCAATTGTAGGAAGACCCAGCCCAGGGCACCCGGGGAGCCGCTTTGCCGGGCCGCTGGGTGCGCCCCCGGAGAGGCGGAGCGCCGAAGGCGCATGGGGGCGATCTCAGTTCTGCGGGTAGAATCAGTCACCGGGCCCAAGTTTCTTGAGGTCCGGTTTTTTGTGCCTGCGCAAGCAGGGCCCGGTGCCGCCACCACGCCGCACCCGCAGATCCGGTCACCAAGCCAAGCGCCCGATCGCCACCGAAATCCTTCGGCAGCGAGCCTTTTCAAGGAGCTTGGAACTCATGCAAATCTTCGACTACGAGAACATCCTTCTGCTGCCGCGCAAGTGCGTGGTGGAAAGCCGCGCGGAGTGCGACGCCAGCGTCACCCTGGGCGGCCGCAGCTTCCGCATTCCGACGGTGCCCGCCAACATGAAGACCGTGGTGGACGAGTCGATCTGCACCTGGCTGGCGCAGAACGGCTACTTCTACGTGATGCACCGCTTCGACCTGGACAACTTCCAGTTCGTCAAGGACATGCATGCGAAGGGCGTGTTCGCATCGATTTCGCTCGGCGTGAAGAAGCCCGACTACGAGACGGTCGACAAGCTCGCCGCCGCCGGCATGACGCCCGAATACGTGACCATCGACATCGCGCACGGCCATGCCGACACGGTGAAGAAGATGATCGGCTACCTCAAGAAGAAGCTGCCGAAGGCCTTCGTGATCGCGGGCAATGTCGGCACGCCCGAAGCAGTGATCGATCTCGAGAACTGGGGCGCCGACGCGACCAAGGTCGGCATCGGCCCGGGCAAGGTGTGCATCACCCGGCTCAAGACCGGTTTCGGCACCGGCGGCTGGCAGCTCTCGGCGCTCAAGTGGTGCGCGCGCGTGGCGACCAAGCCGATCATTGCCGACGGCGGTATCCGCGACCATGGCGACATCGCCAAGAGCATCCGCTTCGGCGCCTCGATGGTGATGATCGGCTCGCTCTTCGCGGGCCACGAGGAATCGCCCGGCAAGACCGTGGAAGTCGACGGCGAACTCTTCAAGGAGTACTACGGCTCGGCCAGCGACTTCAACAAGGGCGAATACCGCCACGTCGAAGGCAAGCGCATCCTGGAGCCGGTCAAGGGCAGGCTGGCCGATACGCTGATCGAGATGGAGCAGGACATCCAGAGCTCCATCAGCTACGCGGGCGGCCGCAAGCTGCTGGACATCCGCAAGGTCAACTACGTCACCTTGGGCGGCGACAACGCGGGCGAACACCTGCTGATGTGACGCCCGCGAGGCTGGCTCTCAAGCCTCGAGCAGATCCATGGCCAGCGCGTGCAGGCGCTGCGCCGGATCGGCCAGCGTCTCCAGCACGCTGAAATGATGGAGCCCCGGCAGCGCCTCGCAGACCGGGACCACACCAGCGCCCCAGGCATCGCGAATGAGCTCGTTCTGGCGCAGGAATTCGGCACTCTCGACACCCCCTGCAACCGAATAGAGCTTGCCGCGCTCGGGCGCCGGCCACAGCGCGGGACTGAGCCGCAGCGAATCCGCATCCGTCAGGTTCAGTGCAGGCGCGAGGAATGGCGTGTGCTGGATCGGCCGCAGATCGTGAAGCCCCGAAATCGACAGCGCGTTGCGCACGAGGTCGGCCGGCAGGTCGGGCGCGACGGCCTGCCAGTCGCAGCCCAGGAGCATCGCCGCGAGATGGCCTCCGGCCGAGTGTCCGGCCACCGTGATGCGCGACGGGTCGCCGCCGTACGCCGCGATGTTGCGCCAGGTCCATTCGAGCGCATGGGCCATCTGCAGCGCGATGTCAGCGATCCCTAT
This region includes:
- a CDS encoding GMP reductase; this translates as MQIFDYENILLLPRKCVVESRAECDASVTLGGRSFRIPTVPANMKTVVDESICTWLAQNGYFYVMHRFDLDNFQFVKDMHAKGVFASISLGVKKPDYETVDKLAAAGMTPEYVTIDIAHGHADTVKKMIGYLKKKLPKAFVIAGNVGTPEAVIDLENWGADATKVGIGPGKVCITRLKTGFGTGGWQLSALKWCARVATKPIIADGGIRDHGDIAKSIRFGASMVMIGSLFAGHEESPGKTVEVDGELFKEYYGSASDFNKGEYRHVEGKRILEPVKGRLADTLIEMEQDIQSSISYAGGRKLLDIRKVNYVTLGGDNAGEHLLM
- a CDS encoding alpha/beta hydrolase; this encodes MPSYDPAWLDRMYNNRLLVPEHAAYFERWAAESALLRDSLPAHIDLRYGEGPNETLDVFPAAEPGAPVLVFIHGGYWRAMDKSEHSFVARPFHERGVCVVMPNYALCPGTLERPIGIADIALQMAHALEWTWRNIAAYGGDPSRITVAGHSAGGHLAAMLLGCDWQAVAPDLPADLVRNALSISGLHDLRPIQHTPFLAPALNLTDADSLRLSPALWPAPERGKLYSVAGGVESAEFLRQNELIRDAWGAGVVPVCEALPGLHHFSVLETLADPAQRLHALAMDLLEA